The following DNA comes from Cyanobacteria bacterium GSL.Bin1.
TGGCATCAGTCCTGAGAAGATAAGAGTGATTCCCTATGGTGCTAACTTAAGTACTGCACCATCGGTTGAAGAGATATTTAAACCCACTGATTCCAGTTCATGTCAGTTGTTATTTATTGGTAGACAATGGGAACGTAAAGGGGGTCCTATTGCCTTTGCCACAATGCTAGAACTGATTAACCGTGGTATCGATGCTAATTTAGTGGTCGTTGGGTGCGATCCGAAAGTCACTCATGAAAAACTGACAGTAATTCCGTTTTTAAACAAGCAGATCCCCGAAGATTTAGAAAGATATATTAATCTCTGGCGACAATCTGCTTTTCTCTTGATGCCAAGTCATCAAGAAACTTTTGGCGCAATCTATGCCGAAGCAGCAGCTAATGGCGTTCCAGTGATTGCTAAAGATACAGGTGGGGTTTCTAGCTGTGTTAAGCATGGGGTTAGCGGTTTTCTCTTAGCAGAGAGTTCCGAGATCGACGATTATGCTAACTTGATTGAGAAAATGTGGACTAACCCTCAACAATATCAGTCTCTCAAAAAGGGGGCTCGCGATCGTTATGAGAATACACTTAATTGGGATGCTTGGTCACAACAGACTGTATCAGCTATTTCTGACGTTATCTATGGATAGTTATTTGCAAAATGAAAAGTAGAGACAATCAATTACCGTTCCAACTCGGAGCAACCTCCCCGATTGCGAGATTTGAAAGTGGGGTTGCAGTTGTCCGTAACAAAATGTTTGTTATTGGTGGACATATGGAACCAAACTTAATTGCTACCAAATCGACTCTGGCTTATGATCCAAAGACTAATCTCTGGACAAAGTGCAAAGATGCTCCTGTAGACATCTCTCACGTGACGGCTGCTGTTGTAGATGACCGATACATCTGGTTGGTTGGCGGTTTTGTCGGACAGCATCCAGGATCTGGTGTTGCTGCCTCCTTTCGCTATGACGTCGCGGATGATTGTTGGGAAACTGGTCCTCCCTTACCGAAGGTTCGGGCATCTGGCTGTCTGGCATTAGTGGGTCGTTACTTGCACTATTGCGGTGGCGTGGGTGGAGATCGCTCTACTAATTTTGATGACCACTGGATTTTAAATGTCGATTATCCCACCCGTTGGGAACGCCAAGCACCTATTCCCTTTGCACGTACTCATGCCGCCACATCAGTGATTGAAGATTACATTTATGCAATTGGCGGTCACTTTGGTCACGATGTTCCTGGATATCCGGGAACAATTGCGCCAAATCCTGATCTCGATTATGTTCATCGCTTCGATCCACAAGCTGATCGCTGGGAGGAAGTTGCGCCGCTTCCAAGAAGACGGTCTCACTGTGAACCCGGTACTTTTGTGTATCAGGGCAAAATTATTTGCATTGGGGGAAGAAACAACTCACCCAATGCTAGATCGCGTTATGAAAAAACGCTTCTTGCCTATTATTTTCGCCGCGCGATCGGAAAAGTCAAACAAATTTTAGAGTCAAATTCATCCTCTAACAAACCATGGTTAGATGATGTTATTGCTTATGATCCCAAGCGCGATCGTTGGGAGGATCTTGGTAAATTGCCACAGGCACTCTATGCACCTGCTGCTTCAGTAATAGACCGCGACATTATTATTACCAACGGTGGCACAGAAGGTTGGCAAAAGCCTTCAGATAAAACCTTACGGCTTGAATTACCGCTGTAGATTAAATGGTACGCTGCTGGTGGAATAAAATTAGCGATGATGATCCTAATTTCATTTCTCTCCAACTGGCTTCCCAGCAAGATCTCTTTGAAAATCAAGCTTTTCTAGCTCTTTTTCAAGTGTTTTAGGATAGGGTAAAGATAAAAGATCAAGCATACGGGCAATGCGAGAACGCCAGTCATGATAGGCAAGAGCATAAGAATAATTACGGCGATGAGCAGCTTGAAGCCGCTCTTGATCAGCAAGTAAAGCTTCTAGAAAGGGAACAACCGCCTCAGCTTCGTCAGGAATCTCTATCGTTACATCTTCCCAAAATAGTAATTCTTCTGCTTCCGGACAACTTGGTTTTTGACCAACTACCATGCATCCTGCGGCTAAACATTCAGACCAACGCGTGGGGAGAAAAGAAAAGGGAATCTCTCGCTGTCGGCTTACTTTCATTGGATCATAAGCCAGAGCAATGGTGCTACGAGTAAGAAGATTCCAGAAAAATTTACTATGGGCATAGAAATCATTGATGGCTTTGATTTCCATATGGTCAGTATGATAAAAAATTCTTGGAGACTGGAAATCGTTAAAAGCATTAACTAATACTTGAGTGTGTTCCTTTTTCTGACGACCATAACCAATAACATCAATAAAGCGCTCAGTATTTTGAGAACCCAATTTGAGAACATCACAACCGACGGGAATAACTGAGACCGGTATATTGTATAGTTGTTTATATGTTTCTTGATCTCCTGATGCCGATATAAACAGATGATTAAGAGATGAGATCGCTCGGTCATGCCAGGATATTTTTCGTTTCCAACTACTTTTTGAGCGTTCGCTTAGTGGAATAATCGCATCAAAAATATAAGCGATGATCAAATCAAACTGTGATTTTATGTTGCCAATACTTTCCAGAATTCTTCCCACTTCGCCAATCGATA
Coding sequences within:
- a CDS encoding glycosyltransferase, coding for MSEILPIHLGILAAGNPEDIRTWSGVPHFMTQALKKYVKKLTYLPAGSLEWSKTGCFVHRWSYRLFKKKYIPGQIPYILEHKARKVEQLIESHDIDVLLAITIDPLAAHLQNKVPLVHHSDTTFAAIADYYPTYSPMWKFCRNMGNQNTAGALNHAKICTFPSQWAANSAIEDYGISPEKIRVIPYGANLSTAPSVEEIFKPTDSSSCQLLFIGRQWERKGGPIAFATMLELINRGIDANLVVVGCDPKVTHEKLTVIPFLNKQIPEDLERYINLWRQSAFLLMPSHQETFGAIYAEAAANGVPVIAKDTGGVSSCVKHGVSGFLLAESSEIDDYANLIEKMWTNPQQYQSLKKGARDRYENTLNWDAWSQQTVSAISDVIYG
- a CDS encoding glycosyltransferase; amino-acid sequence: MPNYYIFSLRSITKIPAQRCLVEFEDVLCHSLEGTLVLPKIEGSLKSISKLFISKNQFKSSLKTEIPLKKNGEEQVLILVMLSIGEVGRILESIGNIKSQFDLIIAYIFDAIIPLSERSKSSWKRKISWHDRAISSLNHLFISASGDQETYKQLYNIPVSVIPVGCDVLKLGSQNTERFIDVIGYGRQKKEHTQVLVNAFNDFQSPRIFYHTDHMEIKAINDFYAHSKFFWNLLTRSTIALAYDPMKVSRQREIPFSFLPTRWSECLAAGCMVVGQKPSCPEAEELLFWEDVTIEIPDEAEAVVPFLEALLADQERLQAAHRRNYSYALAYHDWRSRIARMLDLLSLPYPKTLEKELEKLDFQRDLAGKPVGEK